The following proteins come from a genomic window of Sebaldella sp. S0638:
- a CDS encoding methionine ABC transporter permease, protein MQFDWAEFFNFGNMLIPLWETVYMVLISMFFALLIGMPLGILLVTSSENHIAPNRSLNKILDIILINITRSIPFIILMVVLIPVARGIIGKSFGNEAFIVYLALGSAPFVARVIEGALNEVDKGLIEASKSLGATNYHIITKVMLPEALPSLIHGMVLALITLIGYSAMAGIVGGGGLGNQAVVAGFQNSNPAIIWKATLIIIILVQIIQFVGNLIVKKIYKKRGK, encoded by the coding sequence ATGCAATTTGACTGGGCTGAATTTTTTAATTTTGGAAATATGCTTATTCCCCTCTGGGAAACTGTGTATATGGTTTTGATATCTATGTTTTTTGCATTGCTTATCGGAATGCCTCTGGGAATACTTCTGGTGACAAGTTCTGAAAATCATATTGCACCTAACAGAAGTCTTAATAAAATTTTAGATATTATCCTCATTAATATTACAAGATCAATTCCTTTTATTATATTAATGGTAGTGTTAATTCCCGTGGCCAGAGGAATTATAGGAAAATCTTTTGGCAACGAGGCCTTTATTGTTTATCTGGCACTTGGTTCGGCGCCGTTTGTTGCACGGGTAATAGAAGGTGCATTGAACGAAGTAGACAAAGGATTAATAGAAGCTTCGAAATCACTGGGAGCTACGAATTATCATATAATAACAAAGGTAATGCTTCCGGAAGCACTGCCGTCTTTGATACACGGAATGGTACTTGCCCTTATTACACTTATAGGATATTCTGCAATGGCAGGTATAGTAGGCGGAGGAGGTCTGGGGAACCAGGCTGTAGTAGCTGGTTTTCAGAACAGTAATCCCGCTATAATATGGAAAGCTACACTGATCATTATAATATTGGTGCAGATAATACAATTTGTTGGTAACCTTATAGTTAAAAAAATATATAAAAAACGAGGGAAATAG
- a CDS encoding methionine ABC transporter ATP-binding protein, translating to MAKHIEVKNLTKIYTNVDKEFKAVDDISLSINKNDIYGIMGLSGAGKSTFIRMLNRLEEPSSGEIFINGENIVELPKKKLLEYRRKTGMIFQHFNLLSSRDVKGNVAFALELAGWPKGKIEPRVDELLELVGLEDKRNVYPSQLSGGQKQRVAIARALANYPEILLSDEATSALDPRTTVSILELLKDIQKKLGLTIVLITHQMEVIRKVCNRTAIMSDGKLIEEGSTKEIFLNPKNELTREFVSHIAPETETKKEKMKITGKQMLKLNFQGEQAEKPYISDMVKKYGLDVNILGGTIDELADDKVGHLLVEILGSETERNSAISWLKENKIEVEEV from the coding sequence TTGGCAAAGCACATAGAAGTAAAGAATCTAACTAAAATATATACAAATGTGGACAAAGAATTCAAAGCTGTGGACGATATTTCACTGTCAATTAATAAAAATGACATATATGGGATAATGGGACTAAGCGGAGCAGGAAAGTCAACTTTTATCAGGATGTTAAACAGGTTAGAGGAACCAAGCTCCGGAGAAATTTTTATAAACGGAGAAAATATAGTAGAATTACCTAAAAAAAAGTTATTGGAATATAGAAGAAAAACAGGAATGATATTTCAGCATTTTAATCTTCTGAGCTCTAGGGATGTAAAAGGAAACGTGGCATTTGCCCTTGAGCTGGCCGGATGGCCGAAGGGTAAAATAGAACCTAGGGTAGATGAATTATTGGAACTAGTGGGGCTTGAAGACAAACGAAATGTGTATCCCAGTCAGCTGTCAGGCGGTCAGAAACAGAGAGTGGCAATAGCAAGAGCATTGGCAAATTATCCTGAAATTCTGCTTTCAGATGAAGCTACAAGCGCTCTTGACCCCAGAACGACGGTTTCTATTCTGGAACTGTTAAAGGACATTCAGAAAAAGCTGGGTCTGACTATAGTACTGATAACCCACCAAATGGAAGTAATAAGAAAAGTATGTAACAGAACTGCTATAATGTCAGATGGTAAATTAATAGAAGAAGGAAGTACAAAAGAAATATTCCTGAATCCTAAAAACGAACTGACAAGGGAATTCGTATCACATATAGCACCTGAAACAGAAACTAAAAAAGAAAAAATGAAAATAACAGGAAAACAGATGTTAAAGCTGAATTTTCAAGGTGAACAGGCTGAGAAGCCGTACATATCAGATATGGTAAAAAAATATGGTCTGGATGTAAACATTCTCGGCGGTACCATAGATGAGCTTGCAGATGATAAAGTGGGACATCTTCTTGTGGAGATTCTCGGAAGCGAGACTGAGAGAAACAGTGCGATAAGCTGGCTGAAAGAAAATAAGATAGAAGTGGAGGAAGTATAA
- a CDS encoding ATP-binding cassette domain-containing protein: MIEIRSINKSYGENKVLNDISLKVAQGEVVTIIGPSGSGKSTLLRSIADLETIDSGSILIEGRDITEKSMDKKEKKKILLKTGMVFQNFNLFPHMTVRNNIARTLKVVKKATAKEAEEITKQMLAKVGLIDKIDNYPNELSGGQKQRAAIARAMALDPDILLFDEPTSALDPELVKEVLDLIKKLRDEKTTMLIVSHEMKFVKEISDKVIVMEKGKILEEGTSEKVFENSSSERVREFLKK; this comes from the coding sequence ATTATAGAGATAAGAAGTATAAATAAGAGTTATGGTGAAAACAAGGTTTTGAATGATATTTCACTAAAAGTGGCACAGGGAGAAGTAGTTACCATAATAGGACCTTCGGGAAGCGGAAAATCCACGCTTTTGAGAAGTATAGCAGATCTTGAGACTATAGACAGCGGAAGTATACTTATAGAAGGACGGGATATAACTGAAAAATCTATGGATAAGAAGGAAAAGAAGAAAATACTTTTGAAAACCGGTATGGTATTTCAGAATTTTAATCTTTTTCCTCATATGACTGTAAGAAATAATATAGCAAGAACCCTGAAAGTAGTAAAAAAAGCAACTGCAAAAGAAGCAGAAGAAATAACAAAGCAGATGCTGGCAAAAGTAGGACTTATAGATAAAATAGATAATTATCCAAATGAGCTGTCAGGCGGGCAGAAACAGAGAGCGGCAATAGCAAGGGCTATGGCACTTGATCCGGATATTCTGTTATTTGACGAGCCGACTTCAGCACTGGATCCCGAACTGGTAAAAGAGGTTCTGGATTTGATTAAAAAGCTGAGAGACGAAAAAACAACAATGTTAATAGTCAGCCATGAAATGAAATTTGTAAAAGAAATTTCCGATAAAGTAATAGTTATGGAAAAAGGAAAAATACTTGAGGAAGGAACGTCTGAAAAGGTTTTTGAAAATTCATCCTCAGAGAGAGTAAGGGAATTTTTGAAAAAGTAA
- a CDS encoding M23 family metallopeptidase, which translates to MKKSFIVTITDSKGIKSYKFSQKIKKIVSMLGISVTIYLLISIIALLFLGGSYLKNIDILSQNKELRKFKNDYEEEQKREQERENKKVSMSNLNEVSKNKKRKVLMIIPNSYPVKPDTRVTSEFGGRIHPIAGVQKDHKGIDFGTGMNADIYSTADGIVSFAGQQNGYGNVVIIDHSFGLQSFYAHLDSYSVKTREFVKKGQIVAKSGNTGNSTGPHLHYEIRFYGVQLDPMNFIKWNEENFDYLFKNERSIEWESFLREII; encoded by the coding sequence ATGAAGAAATCTTTTATAGTTACAATCACTGACTCAAAAGGAATAAAAAGCTATAAATTTAGTCAAAAAATAAAGAAAATAGTCTCTATGCTGGGAATTTCCGTAACAATATATCTGTTGATTTCTATAATTGCTTTATTATTTCTTGGAGGGTCTTATCTAAAAAATATAGATATTTTGTCCCAAAATAAGGAATTGAGAAAATTTAAAAACGACTATGAAGAGGAACAGAAAAGGGAACAGGAGAGAGAAAATAAAAAAGTAAGTATGAGTAACCTGAACGAGGTATCTAAAAACAAAAAAAGAAAAGTACTTATGATAATACCAAATTCATATCCTGTAAAACCTGATACAAGAGTAACAAGTGAATTTGGCGGAAGAATCCATCCTATTGCCGGTGTCCAGAAAGATCATAAAGGAATAGATTTCGGAACTGGGATGAATGCAGATATATATTCTACTGCTGACGGTATAGTAAGTTTTGCCGGACAGCAGAACGGATACGGAAATGTGGTAATTATTGACCATAGTTTCGGACTGCAGAGTTTTTACGCACATTTAGATTCATATTCAGTAAAAACAAGAGAATTTGTAAAAAAAGGGCAGATAGTGGCCAAAAGCGGAAACACAGGAAACAGTACCGGACCGCATCTGCATTATGAAATAAGATTTTACGGAGTGCAGTTAGACCCGATGAATTTTATAAAATGGAACGAAGAAAATTTTGATTATTTATTTAAAAACGAGAGGAGTATAGAATGGGAGTCTTTTCTAAGGGAAATAATATGA
- a CDS encoding 3'-5' exonuclease, whose amino-acid sequence MSKNIVFFDVETNGKVGSSVLSISAIKVNFNGEIQKWEKVGEYDRFYFRNPGEEINMGAINVNGLTDNVLEKKREGNIYPVHFKDDIESFYSFCTDASHYVAHNIKFDRSFIPFMLKNQFDTMIENVEIVKAGINEYYGTYKWPKLNECAKFYNIPFDDSSLHESLYDVLITFRVFYKMSKHPIAKNKIFNFLEKQ is encoded by the coding sequence ATGTCAAAAAATATAGTTTTTTTCGATGTGGAAACAAACGGTAAGGTAGGAAGTTCAGTACTGTCAATATCAGCAATAAAAGTGAATTTTAACGGTGAGATACAGAAGTGGGAAAAAGTAGGAGAGTATGACAGATTCTATTTTCGGAATCCCGGCGAGGAAATAAATATGGGAGCCATAAATGTAAACGGTCTTACAGATAATGTACTGGAAAAGAAAAGAGAGGGGAACATATATCCTGTTCATTTCAAAGATGATATAGAATCTTTTTACTCATTCTGTACGGATGCTTCTCACTATGTGGCACATAATATAAAGTTCGACAGAAGCTTTATCCCTTTTATGCTGAAAAACCAGTTTGATACCATGATAGAAAATGTGGAAATAGTAAAAGCAGGAATAAATGAGTATTACGGAACGTATAAATGGCCCAAGCTGAATGAATGTGCCAAGTTTTATAACATACCTTTCGATGACAGCAGTCTTCATGAAAGTTTATATGATGTTCTGATTACCTTCAGAGTATTTTATAAAATGTCGAAACATCCAATAGCAAAAAATAAAATTTTTAATTTTCTGGAAAAACAGTAA
- a CDS encoding amino acid ABC transporter permease, whose protein sequence is MSELSIFIQILSSLPNVIIVYAVTAVISLPLGIIGALAYTGNSVIIKKSISFYTWIFRGTPLILQLFFIYYGLPALTNNAIVLDRMPAALITFVINYTAYLIEIIRSGLESIDKGQSEAAKVLGYSYSKKIWYILLPQAIRRVLPSLGNEAITLVKDTALIYVISLTEILKTTKEIASRDSIITPYFYAGLIYLGLSFLIDRIFKNMEKRSKVRV, encoded by the coding sequence ATGAGCGAATTATCTATTTTTATTCAAATTTTAAGTTCATTGCCTAATGTGATAATAGTTTATGCTGTTACAGCTGTGATTTCACTTCCTCTTGGAATAATAGGGGCACTTGCTTACACAGGCAATTCTGTTATCATAAAAAAAAGTATATCATTTTATACATGGATATTCAGGGGAACACCTCTTATACTTCAGTTATTCTTTATATATTATGGACTGCCTGCCCTGACTAATAATGCAATAGTCCTTGACAGAATGCCGGCAGCGCTTATTACATTTGTAATTAACTACACTGCATATCTTATAGAAATAATAAGAAGCGGACTGGAAAGTATAGACAAAGGTCAGAGCGAGGCTGCAAAGGTACTTGGTTATTCATATTCTAAGAAAATATGGTATATTCTTCTGCCGCAAGCAATAAGAAGAGTACTGCCGTCTCTTGGCAATGAAGCAATTACACTGGTAAAGGATACTGCACTGATATATGTAATCTCATTAACTGAGATACTAAAGACTACTAAAGAAATAGCCAGCAGAGATTCCATAATAACTCCGTATTTTTATGCCGGACTGATTTATCTGGGACTAAGTTTCCTTATAGACAGAATATTTAAAAATATGGAGAAAAGAAGTAAGGTGAGAGTATAG
- a CDS encoding amino acid ABC transporter substrate-binding protein, which produces MKKIILMLIFLLSILMCSKKEENQADKTTGEQKLPDKIIVGLDDTFAPMGFKDEKGELVGFDIDLARAVGEKLGVEVQFQPINWDSKEMELKNGNINLIWNGLSITEERKKQLLFSVPYLENSQIILVKKDSAIKNKEELKGKVIGTQSKSSGEDAVLADPVNSELKELRTYDTYDQAFLDLDAGRIEAIVGDEVLARYIKANKEKKEGKELYAILEGSDFGKEEYGIGAKKEDTYLIEKINEAIEELKKDGTYKKIYDKWFSAE; this is translated from the coding sequence ATGAAAAAGATTATTTTGATGTTAATATTTCTGCTGAGTATACTTATGTGTTCCAAAAAGGAGGAAAATCAGGCTGACAAAACAACGGGAGAACAAAAACTTCCTGATAAAATAATAGTCGGACTGGATGATACTTTTGCACCTATGGGATTCAAAGACGAGAAAGGTGAACTTGTGGGATTTGATATTGATCTTGCAAGAGCAGTGGGGGAAAAACTTGGTGTGGAAGTACAGTTTCAGCCTATAAACTGGGATTCAAAAGAGATGGAACTGAAAAACGGAAATATTAACCTTATCTGGAATGGTTTGTCAATAACTGAAGAAAGAAAAAAACAGCTTTTATTCTCAGTTCCTTATCTGGAGAATTCACAGATAATACTTGTGAAAAAAGATTCTGCAATAAAAAATAAGGAAGAACTAAAAGGAAAAGTAATAGGAACACAAAGTAAGAGCAGCGGAGAAGATGCAGTTCTGGCTGATCCTGTTAATTCGGAACTAAAAGAGCTGAGAACATATGATACTTATGATCAGGCATTCTTAGATCTTGATGCCGGAAGAATAGAAGCAATAGTGGGTGATGAAGTACTGGCAAGATACATAAAAGCCAATAAAGAGAAAAAAGAAGGAAAAGAATTATACGCCATTCTGGAAGGCAGCGACTTTGGGAAAGAGGAATACGGGATTGGAGCAAAAAAAGAAGATACTTACCTGATAGAAAAAATAAATGAAGCAATAGAAGAGCTGAAAAAAGACGGTACATATAAAAAGATATACGATAAATGGTTTAGTGCAGAATAG
- a CDS encoding L,D-transpeptidase family protein, protein MKNLKILLFSLMITVFSYGFEAPGIYKEKEMKIDGYELKESNITLKDGKPAKMAVYYRNTENNGMETFFNIYEQNGSEYKLRLQSEKSFKYSYDFIKELDTYKNNLIATINGNTAGLSENETREIEVFDTYRPEEMKFELKYDKNAPKFDDFLFIKKSTPVNSEPTLTSEVIETVNYPKKIKTTSQLKSNINGDWYEVTLEDGKKGYIAVSENVEKRNFKWSAMVDKIDIVNDFIAETLKRKEKLYTISAYAPLSRDYYGEKDKFNNRPNQSIKGYLSPDSKEFINIPDRTIFKMTGEKDGFYEIETPFYGGPYYIKANPNTIVEETELKDIIRHFIVIDPDNQSEVIIEKAEDKWNVITYSFVTTGKDNGYSSYETPHGAFLVAYSKPVMQYTRNRKKDETEVAKHLKVASRDDLVISGEALYAVRFSGGGYLHGIPATYGGGTAAKKAYTGQKIGTYKESHKCVRHYDDQIKFVYDWLGDASPNDEKGHRKPVSPTVVIVL, encoded by the coding sequence TTGAAGAACTTAAAAATACTACTATTTTCATTAATGATTACAGTATTTTCATATGGATTTGAAGCCCCGGGAATATACAAAGAAAAAGAAATGAAAATAGATGGTTATGAGCTAAAGGAAAGCAATATAACACTAAAAGACGGAAAGCCTGCCAAAATGGCAGTTTATTACAGAAATACCGAAAATAACGGTATGGAAACATTTTTTAACATTTATGAACAGAACGGAAGTGAATACAAACTTAGATTACAATCAGAGAAAAGCTTTAAATACAGTTATGACTTTATCAAGGAGCTTGATACCTACAAAAATAATCTGATTGCTACTATAAACGGCAACACTGCCGGATTATCAGAAAATGAAACAAGAGAAATCGAAGTTTTTGATACTTATCGTCCAGAAGAAATGAAGTTTGAGCTAAAATATGACAAAAATGCACCAAAGTTTGATGATTTTCTGTTTATAAAGAAAAGTACCCCGGTTAATTCCGAGCCGACACTTACTTCAGAAGTGATAGAAACAGTGAATTATCCAAAGAAAATAAAAACTACATCACAGCTGAAATCTAATATTAACGGTGATTGGTATGAAGTAACACTGGAAGACGGAAAAAAAGGCTACATAGCTGTTTCAGAGAATGTAGAGAAAAGAAATTTTAAATGGAGTGCAATGGTAGATAAAATTGATATAGTAAATGATTTTATTGCCGAAACACTGAAAAGAAAAGAAAAATTATACACAATAAGTGCTTATGCACCTCTTTCAAGAGATTATTACGGTGAAAAGGATAAGTTTAATAACCGTCCGAACCAGAGTATAAAAGGATATTTAAGTCCTGATTCCAAGGAATTTATTAATATCCCCGACAGAACAATATTCAAAATGACTGGTGAAAAAGATGGATTTTATGAAATTGAAACTCCGTTTTACGGAGGACCGTATTACATAAAAGCTAATCCTAACACTATAGTAGAAGAAACAGAACTAAAAGATATAATCAGACATTTTATAGTTATAGACCCTGATAATCAGTCAGAAGTTATAATAGAAAAAGCTGAGGATAAATGGAATGTAATAACATATTCTTTTGTAACAACAGGTAAAGACAACGGATATTCATCTTATGAAACACCGCACGGTGCATTTCTTGTAGCTTACAGTAAGCCTGTAATGCAGTATACAAGAAACAGAAAAAAAGATGAAACAGAAGTGGCAAAGCACCTTAAAGTAGCATCAAGAGATGATCTTGTAATATCAGGCGAGGCTCTTTATGCGGTAAGATTCAGCGGCGGAGGATATCTTCATGGTATTCCGGCTACATACGGCGGAGGAACCGCAGCTAAAAAGGCCTATACAGGACAAAAGATAGGTACTTATAAAGAATCACATAAATGTGTAAGACATTATGATGATCAGATAAAATTCGTATATGACTGGCTGGGAGATGCTTCTCCTAATGATGAAAAAGGTCACAGAAAACCTGTTTCACCTACAGTTGTAATTGTATTATAA
- a CDS encoding MetQ/NlpA family ABC transporter substrate-binding protein → MKKFLIGILTLGVIFSCGKKEETPAADAGKPAETPKEQKLVIGATPTPHAEILEQVKEDLKKEGIDLEIKIFDDYVLPNRLLGEKTLDANYFQHVPYMEEFAQKNNMELVAVAKIHVEPLAVYSKKVKDLAELPEGSDVLIPNDPTNRGRALILLDKSGIIKLKDNKKLDSTIEDIAENPKKLKVTALNADQIPTRLSEVGAAVINGNFAMKNNLNPLTDSIFIEDKDSPYANVITVLKGNENDERVQKLVKALQSEKIKKFIEEKYQGSVVPAF, encoded by the coding sequence ATGAAAAAGTTTTTAATAGGAATTCTGACATTAGGTGTAATATTTTCATGCGGGAAAAAAGAGGAAACACCGGCAGCTGATGCTGGAAAACCTGCTGAAACACCAAAAGAGCAAAAATTAGTAATCGGAGCAACACCAACACCGCATGCAGAAATTCTGGAACAGGTAAAAGAGGATTTGAAAAAAGAAGGAATAGATCTGGAAATAAAAATATTTGATGACTATGTACTTCCAAACAGACTTCTTGGAGAAAAAACACTGGATGCAAACTACTTTCAGCATGTTCCTTATATGGAAGAATTCGCACAGAAAAATAATATGGAACTTGTGGCAGTAGCTAAAATACATGTGGAACCGCTTGCAGTATATTCTAAAAAAGTTAAGGATCTGGCAGAATTACCGGAAGGTTCAGATGTATTAATACCAAATGATCCTACAAACAGAGGAAGAGCATTAATATTACTGGATAAAAGCGGTATAATCAAACTGAAAGACAACAAAAAACTAGATTCAACTATAGAAGACATCGCAGAAAATCCTAAAAAACTAAAAGTTACAGCATTAAATGCTGATCAGATTCCAACTAGACTTAGTGAAGTGGGAGCAGCGGTAATTAATGGTAATTTCGCAATGAAAAATAATCTGAATCCGCTAACAGACAGTATATTTATCGAAGATAAAGATTCACCTTATGCGAATGTAATTACAGTTCTAAAAGGAAATGAAAACGACGAAAGAGTGCAGAAACTGGTAAAAGCACTTCAAAGTGAAAAAATCAAAAAATTTATAGAAGAAAAATACCAAGGATCTGTAGTACCGGCATTTTAA
- a CDS encoding membrane lipoprotein lipid attachment site-containing protein — protein sequence MKKIVLILVSVFTLTSCIYEDYNHYPPSGGRPPYNNGHGRPPGNGRPPGNNRPPGNSRPPGNSRPPGPGRPNNNNGPNHNNNGHGGRH from the coding sequence ATGAAAAAGATAGTATTAATTTTAGTATCAGTTTTTACACTGACTTCATGTATTTACGAAGACTACAATCATTATCCGCCGTCAGGTGGAAGACCGCCGTATAATAACGGTCATGGCAGACCACCGGGGAACGGCAGACCACCAGGGAATAACAGACCGCCCGGAAACAGCAGGCCTCCCGGGAATAGCAGACCACCGGGACCAGGAAGACCAAATAATAATAATGGACCAAACCATAATAATAATGGTCATGGCGGAAGACATTAA
- a CDS encoding autotransporter outer membrane beta-barrel domain-containing protein, with product MAGKGASKEKTSGVESYDYDTVGVLALREVERTYRHTFGYSLGYTRTDFQMDSSRFSEDMANTVQLGLHNKYKANGWNFRNDLLGRVSFHTSDRTMDWYDGTQSKMKADYNVYGVNSLNEIGKEFDLGRNTKIIPYTGLELGYMSHESFQEKGDAEKLKVDKNDGYSVKPEIGVRLEAEKNLGKNENWRIKGNIGAGYEYELGNMNKQEQASVAAIEDGYHKLAKPAEDKGKIKTNGMVGVEVKDRYGIFVTGEYGIGNSNKEDYKVGLSLKAVF from the coding sequence ATAGCAGGTAAAGGAGCAAGTAAAGAAAAAACAAGCGGAGTAGAATCATATGATTATGACACAGTGGGAGTTCTGGCTTTAAGAGAAGTAGAGAGAACTTACAGACACACATTCGGATATTCACTGGGGTACACAAGAACGGACTTCCAGATGGACAGCAGCAGATTTAGCGAAGATATGGCGAATACTGTACAGCTGGGATTACATAATAAATATAAGGCGAATGGATGGAATTTTAGAAATGATTTACTTGGAAGAGTAAGTTTCCATACAAGTGACAGAACAATGGACTGGTATGACGGGACACAGAGCAAGATGAAAGCAGATTACAATGTGTACGGAGTAAATTCGTTAAATGAAATAGGAAAAGAATTTGATTTGGGGAGAAATACAAAAATAATTCCATATACAGGTCTTGAGCTGGGATATATGTCACATGAAAGTTTTCAGGAGAAAGGGGATGCAGAGAAACTGAAAGTAGACAAAAATGACGGATATTCAGTAAAACCAGAGATAGGAGTAAGACTGGAAGCAGAGAAAAATCTTGGTAAAAATGAAAATTGGAGAATAAAAGGAAACATAGGAGCAGGTTATGAATATGAACTTGGGAATATGAATAAACAGGAACAGGCAAGTGTAGCAGCAATAGAAGATGGCTATCATAAACTGGCTAAACCTGCGGAAGACAAAGGGAAAATAAAAACAAACGGTATGGTAGGAGTAGAAGTAAAAGACAGATACGGAATATTCGTAACAGGTGAATATGGAATAGGTAACAGCAATAAAGAAGACTATAAAGTTGGTTTATCTTTAAAAGCAGTATTCTAA
- a CDS encoding polymer-forming cytoskeletal protein, whose translation MGVFSKGNNMISETNITVISQNTELKGDIVTEGIIQIEGKIDGKIVSKDSVIIGMDGVVTGEIYSDEAVINGTLLGKVEAAKVKIGERGKVNGTIISEVFAIAEGGDFEGDKKMRIKKTESSYSDTSSELS comes from the coding sequence ATGGGAGTCTTTTCTAAGGGAAATAATATGATTTCAGAAACAAATATAACAGTAATATCACAAAATACAGAGTTGAAAGGTGATATAGTAACAGAGGGAATAATTCAGATAGAAGGAAAAATAGACGGGAAAATAGTGTCTAAAGATTCTGTGATTATAGGTATGGACGGAGTAGTAACAGGTGAGATTTATTCGGATGAAGCTGTAATAAACGGAACTCTTCTGGGAAAAGTAGAAGCTGCAAAGGTAAAAATAGGAGAACGTGGAAAAGTAAACGGTACTATAATATCAGAAGTATTTGCAATAGCTGAAGGCGGAGATTTTGAAGGTGATAAAAAAATGAGAATCAAAAAAACAGAATCTTCATATTCAGATACAAGTTCTGAATTGTCTTAA
- a CDS encoding MetQ/NlpA family ABC transporter substrate-binding protein, producing MKKIILGILMGAFLLSCGNKDGAAAKSDGKKVLVVAATPEPHGEILKEAIPMMANRGIELKVEIFNDYVMPNKVLAEKTVDANLFQHKPFLDNYNEKNGTEIVDVARSYTAPLALYSDKYKSLDDLENGAEILIANDPTNLARSLILLDKNGIIKLKDPNNVVATLDDIVENPKNLKITTITADQIAIRLKEVGAAVIPGNYAVKNGLNPRESLAVESKDSPYANIIAVLKGNENDERIKILIEVLQSDEMRKIVEQKYNGSVIATF from the coding sequence ATGAAAAAGATAATACTGGGAATATTAATGGGAGCGTTTTTGCTTTCATGCGGAAATAAAGACGGGGCAGCAGCAAAATCCGACGGGAAAAAAGTCCTTGTGGTAGCGGCTACGCCTGAACCACATGGTGAAATATTAAAAGAAGCAATACCTATGATGGCTAATAGAGGGATAGAATTAAAAGTAGAAATCTTTAATGACTATGTAATGCCAAACAAAGTTCTTGCTGAGAAAACTGTTGATGCGAATTTATTTCAGCATAAACCGTTTCTGGATAATTATAATGAAAAAAACGGTACGGAAATAGTAGATGTGGCAAGAAGTTATACAGCACCGCTTGCACTATATTCTGACAAGTATAAGTCTCTTGACGACTTGGAAAACGGAGCGGAAATATTAATAGCAAATGATCCTACAAACTTGGCAAGATCGTTAATATTACTTGATAAAAATGGTATTATAAAACTAAAAGATCCTAATAATGTAGTAGCTACACTGGATGATATAGTAGAAAATCCGAAAAATCTGAAAATAACTACAATAACAGCTGATCAGATAGCAATAAGATTAAAAGAAGTAGGAGCAGCAGTAATACCTGGAAATTACGCAGTGAAAAACGGGCTTAATCCTAGAGAAAGCCTCGCAGTGGAAAGTAAAGATTCTCCATATGCCAATATAATTGCAGTATTAAAAGGAAACGAAAATGATGAAAGAATCAAGATATTAATAGAAGTCCTTCAGAGTGATGAAATGAGAAAAATTGTTGAACAAAAATACAACGGTTCAGTAATAGCAACATTCTAA